A window of Lacibacter sediminis contains these coding sequences:
- a CDS encoding DMT family protein, whose translation MIRAILLLLFSNIFMTIAWYGHLRHQNVPLWKVVLISWGIAFFEYCLMVPANRIGYQSGVNAFELKMIQEVITLVVFGVFAVVYLKEPFHWKYIVSFLFLLGAVYFMFKK comes from the coding sequence ATGATCCGTGCAATTCTGTTATTGCTCTTCTCAAATATTTTCATGACCATTGCATGGTACGGACATCTGCGTCATCAAAACGTACCGCTTTGGAAAGTTGTACTCATCAGTTGGGGCATTGCTTTTTTTGAATATTGTTTGATGGTGCCTGCCAACCGCATCGGTTACCAAAGCGGTGTAAATGCGTTTGAATTAAAAATGATCCAGGAAGTAATTACGCTTGTTGTGTTTGGCGTTTTTGCAGTTGTGTACTTAAAAGAACCCTTTCACTGGAAATACATTGTGAGTTTTCTGTTTCTGTTAGGTGCCGTTTACTTTATGTTTAAAAAGTAA
- a CDS encoding GIY-YIG nuclease family protein: MKPIGTHNYFAYITTNRNKTVLYIGVTNNLSARLFQHQQNAAPYTHTSFAGKYNAYYLLYYERFGSIEHAIEREKELKGWRRSKKEKLINSFNPEWRFLNDEIE, encoded by the coding sequence ATGAAACCTATCGGAACACACAACTACTTCGCATACATCACTACCAATCGAAACAAAACTGTTCTTTACATTGGAGTAACCAATAATCTTTCTGCAAGACTCTTCCAACATCAACAGAACGCAGCACCTTATACACATACAAGTTTCGCAGGAAAATACAATGCTTATTATTTGCTTTACTACGAACGCTTTGGTTCAATTGAACATGCCATTGAACGGGAGAAAGAGTTGAAAGGATGGCGTAGGAGTAAAAAGGAAAAACTGATCAATTCATTTAATCCTGAATGGAGATTTCTGAATGATGAGATAGAATAA
- a CDS encoding aspartate carbamoyltransferase catalytic subunit — protein MQLSTRHLLGIKDLTAQDIQLILDTAAQFKEVLQRPIKKVPSLRDVTIVNLFYENSTRTRISFELAEKRLSADTINFTASGSSAAKGETLLDTVNNILSMKVDLVVMRHSASGAPHFLAKHIPAAIVNAGDGINEHPTQALLDAFSIREKLGTLEGKKVAILGDIMHSRVALSNIYLLKKMGAEVTVAGPPTLIPKYLQQAFGVNVSYNIEETLKWCDVANVLRIQLERQSQPLFSSLREYNLAYGINRKLLDSLPKEIVIMHPGPINRGVELDSDVADSKQSIILQQVENGVAVRMAALYLLAGKRSEN, from the coding sequence ATGCAACTATCCACTCGTCATCTGCTCGGCATTAAAGATCTCACGGCACAGGATATTCAACTCATCCTCGATACAGCCGCTCAATTCAAAGAAGTTTTACAACGACCCATTAAAAAAGTTCCATCGCTGCGTGATGTAACAATTGTGAATCTTTTTTATGAGAACTCCACCCGTACACGTATTTCGTTTGAGTTGGCGGAGAAAAGATTAAGTGCCGATACCATCAATTTTACTGCATCCGGTTCATCAGCCGCAAAAGGTGAAACACTCCTCGATACGGTGAATAATATACTGAGCATGAAAGTTGACCTCGTAGTGATGCGACATAGCGCAAGCGGAGCTCCTCACTTTTTAGCAAAGCATATTCCTGCTGCCATTGTAAATGCAGGCGATGGTATTAATGAACATCCAACGCAAGCTTTGCTCGATGCATTCTCAATTAGAGAGAAATTAGGAACACTGGAAGGAAAAAAAGTGGCGATACTTGGTGATATCATGCACAGTCGTGTAGCGCTCAGCAATATTTATTTGTTGAAGAAGATGGGTGCTGAAGTAACCGTTGCCGGTCCGCCCACACTCATCCCGAAATATTTACAGCAAGCCTTTGGCGTAAACGTATCGTACAATATTGAAGAAACATTGAAGTGGTGCGATGTGGCGAATGTATTGCGGATTCAATTGGAACGACAAAGTCAACCGTTGTTTTCTTCATTACGTGAATACAATCTTGCTTACGGCATCAACAGAAAATTATTGGATTCCTTACCCAAAGAAATTGTGATCATGCATCCAGGCCCTATCAATCGTGGTGTGGAACTGGACAGTGATGTGGCCGACAGTAAACAATCCATCATCTTGCAACAGGTAGAGAATGGCGTGGCAGTGCGTATGGCTGCATTGTATTTACTGGCGGGCAAACGTTCAGAAAATTAG